The following are encoded in a window of Caldicellulosiruptor danielii genomic DNA:
- the nusA gene encoding transcription termination factor NusA, with protein MPKKEQTLDFQELFSAIDELEREYKIEKDYVYSVLESALLTAYKQVKGIKDKNLSNVKVSIDPERGSVKIYEYRKVVENVKDRKNEISLEDAQKIDKRYKVGDIVAIEVPISQFSRKAAMTVRQTVIGKIREKRRSIIFEDYSSKVDNIVTGVIQRIDKKNVIVEIEGGKVEAILPMEEQIPGEEYKPGTMMKFYITEVRIPPKEKEPIVYLSRTHPNLIKRLMENEVPEIQEGIIEVKAIAREAGSRSKVAVYSNSLKVDPVGACIGEKGIRIQNVLRHLNGEKIDIVKWSSDIGEFIKNALSPAEVVHIDLNLIEKKAFVLVPNSQLSLAIGKGGQNARLAAKLTGWKIDIKGKD; from the coding sequence ATGCCAAAAAAAGAACAAACCCTTGATTTTCAAGAGCTGTTTTCGGCAATTGATGAGCTTGAAAGGGAGTATAAGATTGAAAAGGATTATGTATACTCAGTGTTAGAATCTGCTCTTTTGACTGCTTATAAGCAGGTAAAAGGAATAAAGGACAAAAATCTTTCTAACGTTAAAGTTTCCATTGACCCCGAAAGGGGAAGTGTCAAAATTTATGAGTACAGAAAAGTTGTCGAAAATGTAAAAGACAGAAAAAACGAAATTTCACTCGAGGATGCACAGAAAATTGATAAGCGGTATAAAGTTGGGGATATTGTAGCAATAGAGGTTCCCATTTCGCAGTTTAGTAGAAAGGCAGCAATGACAGTTAGGCAGACGGTCATAGGAAAGATTCGAGAGAAAAGAAGAAGTATAATCTTCGAAGATTACTCTTCAAAGGTTGACAATATAGTAACAGGTGTTATACAAAGAATTGATAAGAAAAACGTTATTGTAGAGATTGAGGGCGGAAAAGTTGAAGCAATCCTTCCTATGGAGGAACAGATACCCGGAGAGGAGTACAAACCAGGAACAATGATGAAGTTTTATATTACTGAGGTTAGAATTCCGCCCAAAGAAAAAGAGCCTATTGTTTATCTTTCAAGAACCCATCCAAATTTGATAAAAAGACTTATGGAGAATGAGGTGCCTGAGATACAAGAGGGTATAATTGAAGTAAAGGCAATTGCAAGAGAGGCAGGTTCAAGGTCAAAAGTGGCAGTTTATTCTAACAGTTTAAAGGTTGACCCTGTTGGAGCTTGTATAGGTGAGAAGGGTATACGAATTCAGAATGTTCTAAGACATTTAAATGGTGAGAAAATTGACATTGTAAAATGGAGCAGTGATATTGGTGAGTTCATAAAAAATGCTCTCAGTCCTGCAGAGGTTGTCCATATTGATTTGAATCTAATCGAGAAAAAGGCGTTTGTCCTTGTTCCAAACAGCCAATTGTCTCTTGCGATTGGCAAGGGTGGACAAAACGCTCGGCTTGCAGCGAAACTGACTGGTTGGAAGATAGATATTAAGGGGAAAGATTGA
- the rnpM gene encoding RNase P modulator RnpM has translation MQEYIPHRKCVGCMSIKPKRELLRIVRTNEGIFIDPKQKMPGRGAYICKDLGCLKLAIKKKGLERSLKINIPKGFYEELERFLKDGQ, from the coding sequence GTGCAAGAGTATATTCCTCATAGAAAATGTGTCGGTTGTATGAGCATAAAACCAAAAAGAGAGCTTTTACGAATAGTCAGGACAAATGAGGGAATTTTTATTGACCCAAAACAGAAAATGCCAGGAAGAGGAGCATATATTTGCAAAGATTTAGGGTGTTTAAAACTTGCCATAAAGAAAAAGGGATTAGAGAGGTCGCTGAAGATTAATATTCCAAAGGGTTTTTATGAGGAACTTGAGAGATTTTTAAAAGATGGGCAATAA
- the infB gene encoding translation initiation factor IF-2: protein MSNKLRIYEFAKLLDMQNKDLMDVLNKLNIEHKNHMSALEENDINLVLEYILHEKDKQQAERRAERRPVSKDMQVQEKRQKPEDRKPRKFDEKPRNEKKGEEKERSRQLRDERKKDERLKKEDSMVTKPETRGRRLDREGRKTAGIGLQQEVEKKQVSKPKYEVAKEQKIEKKFQDKAQTKQKQEKAPKHRKQAFAIEEEHHEEVILDREELEKVDREVEDTLLEEEYLQEKHVRRGRKEKLKKKSKEQKEVLKLQTKPAQEEKKEEIIKIPEKIVVGEFANLIGKPAAEIIKKLIMLGVMVNINQEIDFDVASLIAEDYGFKVEKEIIKTEEEILLEDKEDPPESLVPRPPVVVVMGHVDHGKTSLLDAIRKTNVTEKEAGGITQHIGASVVEINGRKITFLDTPGHEAFTAMRARGAQVTDIAVLVVAADDGVMPQTVEAINHAKAANVTIIVAINKIDKPEANPERVKQQLSEYGLIPEEWGGDTVFVNVSAKKKIGIDHLLEMILLVADLMELKANPNRPARGRVIEAKLDKGRGPVATVLIQKGTLKVGDYVVVGNTWGRVRAMMDDKGQRIKEAGPSMPVEILGLEDVPIAGDELVCVKDEKTAKTVAQIRQEKLKEEKMQSTKISLDELFERIQKGQLKELRVIIKADVQGSVEALKSAVERLSNDKVTVKVIHAAVGAITESDVTLASASDAIIIGFNVRPEVGAMSLAEKEKVDVRMYRIIYDVINDIEAAMKGLLEPVYKEVVIGHAEVRQIFKSSAVGTIAGCYVLDGKITRTANARIIRDGVIVYEGKLASLKRFKDDVREVAAGYECGMTFEKFNDIKEGDIVEAYEMQKVEN from the coding sequence ATGAGTAATAAGCTTAGGATATATGAATTTGCAAAGCTTCTTGACATGCAAAATAAAGATTTGATGGATGTACTTAACAAGTTGAATATTGAGCATAAGAATCATATGAGTGCTCTTGAAGAGAATGATATAAATCTTGTGCTTGAATATATCTTGCACGAGAAAGACAAACAGCAAGCAGAAAGAAGAGCAGAAAGAAGACCTGTTTCAAAAGATATGCAGGTGCAAGAAAAGAGGCAAAAACCAGAAGACAGAAAACCACGTAAGTTTGATGAAAAGCCTCGTAATGAGAAAAAGGGAGAAGAAAAAGAGCGAAGTAGACAGTTGCGTGATGAAAGAAAGAAAGATGAAAGACTGAAAAAAGAAGATAGTATGGTAACAAAGCCTGAGACAAGAGGCAGAAGATTAGATCGAGAAGGAAGGAAAACTGCAGGGATTGGTCTTCAGCAGGAAGTAGAGAAGAAACAGGTTTCCAAACCAAAGTATGAGGTTGCAAAAGAACAAAAAATAGAGAAGAAGTTTCAGGATAAGGCTCAAACAAAACAGAAACAGGAAAAGGCTCCAAAACACAGAAAGCAGGCTTTTGCTATTGAAGAAGAACATCATGAAGAAGTGATATTGGACAGAGAAGAACTTGAAAAGGTTGACAGAGAAGTTGAAGATACTCTTTTAGAAGAAGAATACTTGCAAGAAAAGCATGTCAGACGTGGCAGGAAAGAAAAACTTAAGAAAAAATCAAAAGAGCAAAAAGAGGTTTTGAAACTACAGACAAAGCCAGCTCAAGAGGAGAAAAAAGAAGAGATAATAAAGATTCCAGAGAAGATTGTGGTTGGAGAGTTTGCAAACTTGATAGGAAAGCCTGCGGCAGAGATTATTAAAAAGCTTATAATGCTTGGTGTGATGGTAAATATCAATCAGGAAATAGACTTTGATGTTGCTTCTTTAATCGCAGAAGATTATGGATTTAAAGTAGAAAAAGAGATTATAAAAACTGAAGAAGAAATTCTTTTGGAGGATAAGGAAGATCCACCAGAAAGCCTTGTTCCACGACCACCTGTTGTGGTTGTGATGGGGCACGTTGACCATGGGAAAACATCCTTACTTGATGCTATAAGAAAAACAAATGTAACAGAAAAAGAAGCAGGCGGAATCACACAGCACATTGGTGCTTCTGTTGTTGAGATAAACGGCAGAAAGATAACATTTTTAGACACACCTGGGCATGAAGCGTTTACTGCGATGAGAGCAAGAGGTGCTCAGGTTACTGATATAGCAGTACTTGTTGTTGCAGCTGATGATGGTGTTATGCCACAGACGGTAGAAGCTATCAACCACGCGAAAGCAGCAAATGTTACTATCATAGTTGCAATAAACAAAATCGATAAGCCAGAGGCAAATCCCGAAAGAGTAAAGCAGCAGCTATCCGAATATGGACTTATTCCAGAAGAGTGGGGTGGAGATACTGTTTTTGTAAATGTTTCTGCAAAGAAAAAGATAGGTATTGACCATCTGCTTGAAATGATTTTGCTTGTTGCAGACCTTATGGAGCTCAAAGCAAATCCAAACAGACCTGCACGCGGCAGAGTAATTGAAGCAAAACTTGATAAAGGTAGAGGACCTGTTGCAACAGTTTTAATTCAAAAAGGAACACTAAAAGTAGGGGATTATGTTGTTGTTGGAAACACATGGGGTAGAGTCAGAGCGATGATGGACGACAAAGGTCAGAGAATAAAGGAAGCAGGACCTTCCATGCCTGTTGAGATTTTAGGGCTTGAAGATGTGCCCATTGCAGGTGACGAGCTTGTATGTGTGAAGGACGAAAAGACAGCAAAGACGGTTGCACAGATTAGACAGGAAAAGCTCAAAGAAGAAAAGATGCAAAGTACAAAGATATCGCTTGATGAGCTTTTTGAAAGAATTCAAAAAGGTCAGTTGAAAGAACTAAGGGTTATAATAAAAGCTGACGTTCAAGGGTCGGTGGAAGCGCTAAAATCTGCTGTTGAAAGACTTTCAAACGACAAAGTGACCGTCAAGGTCATACATGCCGCGGTTGGTGCAATTACTGAGTCTGATGTCACCTTGGCTTCTGCATCTGATGCCATAATAATAGGATTTAATGTCAGACCAGAGGTTGGTGCAATGTCGCTTGCTGAAAAAGAAAAGGTTGATGTGAGGATGTACAGGATAATCTATGATGTTATAAATGACATTGAAGCTGCTATGAAAGGATTGCTTGAACCTGTTTATAAAGAAGTGGTAATAGGACATGCAGAAGTAAGGCAAATATTCAAATCATCTGCAGTTGGTACAATTGCAGGATGTTATGTTTTGGACGGCAAGATAACAAGGACAGCAAACGCGCGGATTATTCGTGATGGTGTTATTGTATATGAAGGAAAGCTTGCATCGCTCAAGCGTTTCAAGGATGATGTTAGAGAAGTTGCAGCCGGATATGAATGTGGCATGACTTTTGAGAAGTTTAACGATATAAAAGAAGGGGATATTGTAGAAGCATATGAGATGCAGAAAGTGGAAAACTAA
- the rbfA gene encoding 30S ribosome-binding factor RbfA yields the protein MQFERSDRVSEEIKKELSDIIQHELKDPRLCAELISIVKVNMSKDLRHAKVYVSIFDKDKEKVENSMKALENAKPYIRREISRRISLRFTPEITFELDDSIEYGARISQILNQLNISKEDENIEESEGEEEN from the coding sequence ATGCAGTTTGAAAGGTCAGATAGGGTCTCTGAAGAAATAAAAAAAGAACTGAGCGATATAATTCAACATGAGCTCAAAGACCCTCGACTTTGTGCAGAGCTTATAAGTATTGTAAAGGTGAATATGAGCAAAGATTTGAGACATGCGAAGGTTTATGTTAGCATATTTGACAAGGACAAAGAAAAGGTTGAAAATTCAATGAAAGCATTAGAAAATGCAAAACCTTATATTCGAAGGGAAATATCAAGGAGAATAAGCTTGAGATTTACTCCAGAAATAACATTTGAGCTGGACGACTCAATTGAGTATGGAGCACGAATTTCCCAGATTTTGAATCAGCTAAATATTTCAAAAGAAGATGAAAATATTGAGGAAAGCGAAGGTGAAGAAGAAAATTGA
- a CDS encoding DHH family phosphoesterase, which yields MIESKIIQQLMESNSIAIVSHENPDGDCVGSMLALYLALKRKGKNARMFLKSNVPKNLRFLPAAENIEVVDRIDVKFDVLVLLDTGELERTGIENIENCYSKLINIDHHVTSEGMGDLFYINSSSAATGEIIYQIVKLMGIDNDKEIATCLYTSIFTDTGGFKYSNTTSITHQIAGDLINTGIDFVYIINKVFDEMSLSKFNLLKDVLQTLELFEGNKIAFLTVTREILKRNGASRDETENIINFAKNIEDVEVAAIFIEEEEENKIKVSLRSKYYIDCAQVAKEFGGGGHIRAAGFTSRNASLDAVKENLLRRLKRDLR from the coding sequence TTGATAGAGAGCAAGATTATCCAGCAGCTTATGGAATCAAATTCAATTGCTATTGTCTCGCACGAAAATCCTGATGGAGATTGTGTCGGTTCTATGCTTGCACTTTATCTTGCACTTAAAAGAAAAGGTAAAAATGCAAGAATGTTCTTGAAAAGTAATGTTCCAAAGAATTTGAGGTTTTTGCCTGCAGCAGAAAACATAGAGGTGGTAGACAGAATTGACGTAAAATTTGATGTTCTTGTCCTGCTTGATACAGGCGAACTTGAGAGGACAGGAATTGAAAACATTGAAAATTGTTATTCAAAGCTAATAAACATAGACCATCATGTTACAAGCGAAGGAATGGGCGATTTGTTTTATATAAATTCTTCCTCCGCTGCAACAGGTGAGATTATATACCAGATTGTCAAACTGATGGGCATTGACAATGATAAAGAAATTGCAACTTGTCTTTACACAAGTATTTTTACCGATACAGGAGGGTTTAAGTATTCAAACACTACTTCGATAACCCATCAGATTGCAGGTGATTTAATAAATACTGGGATTGACTTTGTGTATATCATCAACAAGGTATTTGATGAGATGAGTCTTTCAAAGTTCAATCTTTTGAAAGATGTTTTGCAGACGTTAGAGCTTTTTGAGGGAAACAAAATTGCTTTTTTGACTGTGACAAGAGAGATTCTAAAGAGAAATGGTGCATCTCGAGATGAAACCGAAAACATTATAAATTTTGCAAAAAACATTGAAGATGTTGAAGTAGCTGCAATATTTATTGAAGAAGAGGAAGAAAACAAAATAAAAGTGAGTTTAAGGTCCAAATACTATATTGACTGTGCCCAGGTTGCCAAGGAATTTGGCGGAGGTGGACATATCAGGGCAGCTGGGTTTACAAGTAGAAATGCTTCTTTAGATGCTGTAAAGGAAAACCTACTAAGAAGATTAAAAAGGGATCTGAGATGA
- the truB gene encoding tRNA pseudouridine(55) synthase TruB yields MNGVLLVDKPVGITSHDVVEFVKKVFNVKAGHAGTLDPFATGLLVILLGEATKLSSFFTSQEKTYIATMQFGMRTDTLDITGKIKEKNNVIVEKKEIEECFKNLEGEIELDVPIYSAKKLKGKKLYEYARKGINIEIPKVKSIIYNIEIINYSYPYLEFKVRCSHGTYIRSLAEKIAESLSTIGLLSELKRTKSGFFDLKDAVLLSDIRAESIIPVCRLFKNEIKVDRKTYKKILNGNLLVNQDIEDIIDIDTTFADFFKIWVDKAVFIYKRERDVFKYILKVETTDECL; encoded by the coding sequence ATGAATGGAGTTTTGCTTGTCGACAAGCCAGTAGGAATAACCTCACATGATGTTGTTGAATTTGTTAAAAAAGTGTTCAATGTGAAAGCTGGGCATGCAGGAACGCTCGACCCATTTGCAACAGGGCTTTTGGTCATTTTGCTGGGGGAGGCTACAAAGCTTTCTTCTTTCTTTACAAGTCAAGAAAAAACATATATAGCAACAATGCAGTTTGGTATGAGGACCGATACGCTGGATATAACTGGTAAAATCAAAGAAAAGAATAATGTAATAGTTGAAAAAAAAGAGATAGAAGAATGTTTTAAAAATTTAGAAGGAGAAATTGAGCTTGATGTTCCAATTTATTCTGCAAAGAAGCTTAAGGGTAAAAAACTCTATGAGTATGCACGAAAAGGAATAAATATTGAAATTCCAAAGGTTAAGAGTATCATATATAATATAGAGATAATTAACTATTCATATCCGTATCTTGAATTTAAAGTTCGGTGTAGCCATGGAACGTATATAAGAAGTTTGGCTGAAAAGATTGCAGAAAGTCTTTCTACTATAGGTCTACTTTCTGAGCTAAAAAGGACAAAAAGCGGTTTTTTTGATTTAAAAGATGCAGTGTTGCTTAGTGATATTAGGGCAGAAAGTATAATTCCTGTGTGCAGGCTATTTAAAAATGAGATAAAAGTAGATAGAAAAACATATAAAAAGATTTTAAATGGGAATCTACTTGTAAACCAGGACATAGAAGATATTATAGATATTGACACTACTTTTGCAGACTTTTTCAAAATCTGGGTTGATAAGGCTGTCTTTATCTACAAAAGAGAAAGGGATGTATTCAAATATATTTTAAAGGTGGAAACTACAGATGAATGTTTATGA
- a CDS encoding bifunctional riboflavin kinase/FAD synthetase codes for MNVYEMVEKRYDSPAVALGFFDGFHIGHKKLFEVLDANASGRKKVVFTFKNHPDNLLGFDTKYILTNEERLEFFRNYDIDDVYFIEFNKKIMQMDKDRFIEKILIDNLNVSVVVVGYDFTFGYKAEGDSKYLCEKLHQFGRKCIVIDPVMYQEHIVSSTLIRRLILEGNIKLANCMLGFHFFISGTVKRGNRLGKKMGFPTINIKFDKEKIVPKKGVYVTNTIIDDKRYLSITNVGTNPTVSASENIKIETHILGVDKDMYGKQVRIEFIDFVREEKKFSNINELKNQIAQDVEYVKALFCKASI; via the coding sequence ATGAATGTTTATGAAATGGTGGAGAAAAGGTACGATAGCCCAGCTGTTGCGCTTGGGTTTTTTGACGGCTTTCATATAGGTCATAAAAAACTGTTTGAGGTTTTAGATGCAAATGCCAGCGGTAGAAAAAAAGTTGTTTTTACTTTTAAAAATCATCCTGACAACCTTCTTGGTTTTGATACAAAGTATATACTTACAAACGAGGAAAGATTAGAATTTTTCCGAAATTATGACATAGATGATGTGTATTTTATAGAATTTAATAAAAAAATAATGCAGATGGATAAAGATAGGTTTATTGAGAAAATCCTAATTGATAATTTAAATGTATCGGTGGTAGTTGTAGGGTATGACTTTACGTTTGGATATAAGGCGGAGGGAGATAGCAAGTATCTGTGCGAAAAACTTCATCAGTTTGGTCGAAAGTGTATTGTGATTGACCCAGTGATGTACCAAGAACACATTGTGAGCAGCACGCTTATCCGAAGATTAATACTTGAGGGGAACATAAAACTTGCAAACTGCATGCTTGGCTTTCACTTTTTCATTAGTGGTACTGTAAAAAGAGGCAACAGGTTAGGGAAAAAAATGGGTTTTCCAACCATTAACATAAAATTTGATAAAGAAAAGATAGTGCCCAAAAAAGGTGTATATGTCACAAATACAATTATTGATGATAAGAGGTATCTTTCCATAACCAATGTGGGGACAAACCCAACTGTTTCAGCATCAGAAAATATAAAAATAGAGACACACATATTGGGTGTTGATAAGGACATGTATGGCAAACAAGTAAGAATAGAATTTATCGATTTTGTGCGTGAAGAGAAAAAATTTTCGAATATAAATGAGCTCAAAAACCAAATAGCGCAAGATGTTGAGTACGTAAAAGCTTTATTTTGCAAAGCAAGTATATAG
- the rpsO gene encoding 30S ribosomal protein S15 — MLTKQQKEEIIKKYQLHESDTGSPEVQIALLTERINRLNEHLQVHKKDFHSRRGLLKMVGQRRKLLNYLKEYDINRYRELIEKLGLRK; from the coding sequence ATGCTCACAAAACAGCAGAAAGAAGAAATCATTAAAAAGTATCAACTTCATGAATCTGATACGGGTTCGCCAGAGGTACAAATTGCGCTTTTGACAGAAAGAATTAACAGGCTAAACGAACATCTTCAGGTTCACAAAAAGGATTTCCATTCAAGAAGAGGTCTTTTAAAGATGGTAGGTCAGAGAAGGAAACTTCTCAATTACCTCAAAGAGTATGACATCAACAGGTATCGTGAGCTTATAGAAAAGTTAGGACTGAGAAAATAA
- a CDS encoding polyribonucleotide nucleotidyltransferase, which translates to MESKIYKMELAGRELSFEIGKYALLANGAVLARYGDTAVLVTACASEKPREGINFFPLTVDYEERLYSVGKIPGGFIKREGKPSEKAILSARLIDRPIRPLFPKDFYHDVSVIATVLSVDPDNPPDVLAMLGSSVALSISDIPFEGPTGSVLVGYVDGKIVINPTAKEREVSKLHLVVSGTKDRVMMIEAGAKEVPEDIMLEAIMTAQEEIKKIVEFIEGIVKEVGKPKMEYQKRIVPEEIKQKVREIAYDKVYQYVQIPDKIERDKKLDELKEEVFKAFEGETEEALLLVDDALYNLEKEIVRKMIAEEGKRPDGRKFDEIRPLYAEVGILPRTHGSALFKRGYTQVLTVATLGTKGEMQFLDGLEEEEAKRYMHHYNFPPFSTGESKPVRGPGRREIGHGALAERALEPVIPSEDEFPYTIRLVSEVLTSNGSTSQASVCGSTLALMDAGVPIKAPVAGISIGLITKDDHSFILLTDIQGIEDFFGDMDFKVAGTREGITAIQLDIKIHGLTREIIEKALYQAREARLKILDFMQTVIDKPRSDLSPYAPKIFKTTVDPEKIRDIIGPGGKMINKIIAETNVKIDIEPDGRIFVAAPDDISGNRAISMIEGIGREIEVGQFFLGKVTRTASYGAFVEIYPGKEGLVHISQLDERRLKSVDEVVKVGDLVLVKVIGIDKLGRLSLSRKEALNVTYSRKAK; encoded by the coding sequence TTGGAGAGTAAAATTTACAAAATGGAACTTGCGGGAAGAGAGCTCAGCTTTGAGATTGGGAAATATGCTCTTTTGGCAAATGGGGCTGTGCTTGCAAGATATGGTGACACAGCAGTGCTTGTTACTGCATGTGCTTCTGAAAAACCCAGAGAAGGTATAAACTTTTTCCCGCTTACAGTTGACTATGAAGAGAGACTGTACTCTGTTGGTAAAATTCCAGGTGGATTTATAAAGAGAGAAGGCAAACCATCTGAAAAAGCAATTCTTTCTGCAAGATTGATTGACAGACCTATAAGACCGCTTTTCCCGAAAGATTTTTATCATGATGTCTCTGTTATAGCCACCGTACTGTCAGTTGACCCTGACAATCCACCGGATGTTCTTGCAATGCTTGGTTCATCTGTTGCACTGTCAATCTCTGATATTCCATTTGAAGGACCGACTGGTTCTGTACTTGTTGGGTATGTGGATGGAAAGATTGTTATAAATCCGACGGCAAAGGAAAGAGAAGTGAGCAAGCTTCACCTTGTTGTATCGGGGACAAAGGACAGGGTAATGATGATAGAAGCTGGTGCTAAAGAAGTTCCCGAAGATATAATGCTTGAGGCTATTATGACAGCACAGGAAGAGATAAAGAAGATTGTTGAGTTTATTGAGGGAATAGTAAAAGAAGTTGGCAAACCAAAAATGGAGTATCAAAAGAGGATTGTGCCTGAAGAGATAAAACAAAAGGTACGAGAGATTGCATACGACAAGGTTTACCAGTATGTGCAAATACCCGACAAGATTGAGAGGGATAAGAAGCTTGATGAGCTCAAAGAAGAAGTGTTCAAGGCTTTCGAAGGTGAGACAGAAGAAGCTCTTTTACTTGTGGATGATGCTCTTTATAACCTTGAAAAAGAGATTGTCAGAAAGATGATTGCAGAGGAAGGAAAACGACCTGATGGTAGAAAGTTTGATGAGATAAGGCCGCTTTATGCTGAGGTTGGTATTTTGCCAAGAACACATGGTTCTGCGCTGTTCAAAAGAGGTTACACTCAGGTTTTGACAGTTGCAACTCTTGGTACAAAAGGCGAGATGCAGTTTTTAGACGGTCTTGAAGAAGAAGAGGCAAAAAGGTATATGCATCATTATAACTTCCCGCCGTTTTCTACAGGTGAATCAAAACCTGTAAGAGGTCCAGGAAGAAGAGAGATAGGACATGGTGCATTGGCTGAAAGGGCACTTGAGCCTGTCATTCCTTCAGAGGATGAATTCCCTTACACCATTCGACTTGTATCTGAGGTTTTGACATCTAACGGTTCAACGTCACAGGCAAGTGTTTGTGGCAGTACTCTTGCGCTTATGGATGCTGGTGTGCCGATCAAAGCGCCTGTTGCAGGAATTTCTATCGGCCTTATTACAAAAGATGACCACAGTTTTATTTTACTTACCGACATTCAAGGTATAGAAGACTTCTTTGGAGATATGGACTTTAAGGTAGCAGGAACCAGAGAAGGTATTACTGCCATTCAGCTTGACATAAAAATCCATGGGCTTACAAGAGAAATTATCGAAAAGGCACTCTATCAGGCAAGAGAAGCAAGACTCAAAATTTTGGATTTTATGCAGACTGTAATTGACAAGCCAAGAAGCGATCTTTCACCTTATGCTCCAAAGATATTCAAAACTACAGTTGACCCTGAAAAGATTCGAGATATAATTGGACCAGGTGGAAAGATGATTAACAAAATCATCGCAGAAACAAATGTTAAGATTGATATAGAACCAGACGGAAGAATATTTGTAGCAGCCCCTGATGATATATCTGGTAACAGGGCAATTAGCATGATTGAGGGAATTGGTCGTGAAATTGAAGTTGGTCAGTTTTTCCTTGGCAAGGTGACAAGAACCGCATCTTATGGAGCGTTTGTTGAAATATATCCTGGAAAAGAAGGACTTGTGCATATATCTCAATTAGATGAGAGAAGATTAAAGTCTGTAGACGAAGTTGTAAAAGTTGGAGATTTAGTACTTGTAAAGGTAATAGGGATTGATAAACTTGGCAGACTTTCACTTTCACGAAAAGAAGCACTGAACGTCACATACTCAAGAAAAGCAAAATAA
- a CDS encoding threonine/serine exporter family protein: MLERSLLLQLTSAFIVSFSFAILTNSSRKSLLCCGINGMCGWLVNLLLLQFGFSQILSVFFAALAINVLSEIFARFLKNPVPIFLIPGLIPLVPGAGMYNTMIALLKSQFELAIKTGMQTLLIAGSIAVAIMIVTSFNWVFKAFQRKS; encoded by the coding sequence ATGTTGGAAAGAAGTTTGTTACTACAGCTAACTTCAGCGTTCATTGTAAGTTTTTCTTTTGCCATCCTAACAAACTCATCACGCAAGAGTCTGCTATGCTGCGGAATAAATGGAATGTGTGGCTGGCTTGTCAATTTACTTTTACTGCAATTTGGATTTTCTCAAATTTTATCTGTTTTCTTTGCTGCACTTGCCATAAATGTACTGTCAGAAATATTTGCAAGATTTCTCAAAAATCCTGTGCCAATTTTTCTCATACCGGGATTGATACCGCTTGTGCCAGGAGCTGGCATGTACAATACAATGATAGCACTTCTCAAAAGCCAGTTTGAACTTGCTATCAAAACAGGTATGCAAACTCTTTTGATTGCAGGTTCAATTGCAGTTGCGATAATGATTGTAACGTCTTTTAACTGGGTGTTCAAAGCCTTTCAAAGAAAATCTTAA
- a CDS encoding threonine/serine exporter family protein, translating into MMSSKQLIEIALLAGEIMLTNGAETHRVEDTMVRICTKGKLKFAESFVIPTVIVATVVDENNNLVTVSKRIKSRTIDLNKISLVNQFSRDFQTHDYTYEQAIEILNKIKNKKGYASYLLPFAAALVCCFSTILFGGNLRDALSAFLVGIVTQTILNFMNSRNFSYFISYIMGGAITALMAIITVNFNIGIHLDKIIIGSVMIMTPGVAITNAIRDTIAGDLLSGVARGVEAFLIAVFIATGAGIALSLFR; encoded by the coding sequence ATGATGAGCTCAAAACAACTTATAGAGATTGCGCTCTTAGCAGGTGAGATAATGCTCACAAACGGCGCTGAAACACATAGAGTAGAAGATACAATGGTTAGAATATGCACTAAAGGAAAATTAAAGTTTGCTGAAAGTTTTGTAATACCAACAGTGATTGTTGCAACAGTTGTAGATGAAAATAATAATCTGGTTACTGTCTCAAAAAGAATAAAGAGTAGAACAATTGACCTTAACAAAATCTCACTTGTAAATCAGTTTTCCCGTGATTTTCAAACCCATGACTACACTTACGAACAAGCAATCGAAATCTTGAATAAGATTAAAAATAAAAAAGGATATGCTTCTTATTTACTACCTTTTGCAGCAGCACTTGTGTGTTGTTTTTCTACAATTTTGTTTGGAGGAAACCTCAGAGATGCACTTTCTGCTTTTTTAGTAGGTATTGTCACTCAAACTATTTTGAATTTTATGAATTCCAGAAATTTTTCTTATTTCATATCATACATCATGGGAGGAGCTATAACTGCTCTGATGGCTATCATAACAGTAAACTTCAACATAGGTATTCATTTAGATAAAATAATCATTGGCTCTGTAATGATAATGACACCAGGTGTTGCAATTACAAACGCAATAAGAGATACTATCGCAGGCGACCTTCTATCTGGTGTTGCAAGAGGAGTTGAAGCTTTCTTGATAGCTGTGTTTATTGCTACAGGAGCTGGTATTGCACTCAGTCTTTTTAGATAG